The Ficedula albicollis isolate OC2 chromosome 5, FicAlb1.5, whole genome shotgun sequence genome includes the window CAACATCATGAGGTTATTGACACTACcctaaaaagcaaaatgaaagtgTACAAATGAAGGAATCATTCTGCTCCTGGGTCTTAACAGCAGTCCAAAACAGTGCTCAACATAAAGAGATGTGAATGCTGTGTTAGGACACAGTTATGTTTATTCCTATGGCTGAAAGGAACACACATCTTTGCTACAAAAACATATGAAAGAACATGTTTGTTGAACTTTGAAAACCTAAGACCTATAGGATCTAGCCACAGTTCAAACATCTTGGAAGGTTTGGGAGGTCCAACTCTTAacctaagaaaagaaaatagtcAGACATCTCCCCAAAGAACTGACAAGAGTTTAGAAAGACTGGCACCACTGACACAACAGAGAGTAACACCAATGCTAAGGCTAAGAACAGTGCCATGGAAGTAAAAAGATGCAATACAATACGTCTTCAAAGCCTACAGACTGTACATCATCTGAAAGCATAAGGGTACATGAGGTATTATCCCTATAGATATTTTCTCTGATTGGTTTCTGTGATTGGTGACAAACAAGGAAGTAACAGACAAAAATGGAACAAACCAAAGGCCATGACAATTGACTAGACAATTTTTTTACATGATAACTATCTAGAAAGAAGTccaaattactttttcaaaataaattatgcagTAGAAAATGAAGCCTAAAAAAAGAATGGCTGCATCTTCACTCATGAAATCTGCCTATAGGCAGAATGAAGAACAACTTGAGAACACAGATATATCCCTTAAAGGGAAAATTATCAAAGACAGTACTAGACagacaaattaaattaagaagATACAGAAAGTCAAAACCCAACAGACACATCAGTGAAGACTCATGGACACCATGCCCCTGAAAAAGTAACACAATGCAGGGTTTTTTCACTAGTGGAAAAGGTCCACCATCGGAATAACAACAATGCTGTACAATATCTGCTACAAAGTGTAAAAGAACAGCCTGCCTTCTAAAATCCATGGACAGGAGATTACACATTCTCACTGAAGTTAgattttttattcctctttcaaGGGTTCCTTTAAATTTTGTATACAGTTTGAAAAAGATCACTTTAATATAAGGCTCTCTTTGTCAACACACTCTGAGAAACATAGTAATTTAGGATAAAATGGTAAAAAACACAGTACTTTTCTGGTACACTCAATTTGAAATATCTTTCTACTTTTATATGTGACAACAGTTATACTGTTATCACAGAGAATGTCAGGGTGCCCAGGGAAAACTAGGCAGCTATCTGTTAATTGACATGATgctgacatttctttttatcattttattaaaaattatattttaatatctttactGTTAATGTTTTATTGTCTCCATAGCTCCCAACACTTTCGTGTTTTCCATGCAGCTATTACCTTTAAGGCAGTGACTAACTCAGTAAAAGCTCTCAGGTGCTGCCAGCAAGATTATTTCATGCACCTAGAAGAAGAGTTTTCCTCATCCCATTTTTACAACCCCCACCCCTCTTACCATTCTCTGAAACAACATTCACAGCCAGTGTTGTTATATCTTGAATACAGGCAGCCTGAAATCCTTCACTAGGAGGAGTGCCATAGGTGCTGAGTCCAGTTGCTTTATTGATGTATACTGTCTTACCCGATAAAGCATCAAAATCTTGCAGCCAGACAGAACAGGAATCATTCCTGGGACTGCCTGTGCTTGTGTCATTGGCAGAGAATTCCAAGTTCCTTTGTAAGGTCGCATGGAGAACCTCAGTATCTTTCACATTTTGTTCTGAGGATTCACCTAACGGACTTTTATCTTTACAGGTGATGTTAGTACAATCATTTTTATCAGGTAATGATAAAACATTGCCTGAAGAGACTGTGTACTCTCCTTCTATACTGCTGAGTGGTGATGAGCTGACAGGACTCTTCACAGACTCTGCTATCACACCATCTGATTGGGGGCATGCAGCCTCCTCACAAATGCTGGACTCACACTCCCTCACTTTTTCCACTGAGGATTTATATGTTTGACAAACATTATacaaaaaatcattatttgagGATTCAAGATCAAAAGAATGGTCATCTTTTCTATTTGAGTCTGTTTGGGACTGTTCACCAAGTTGTTCTACTTCTTTGTGATCAGTTTTCATTCTGGACAGTTTGGATGATAATGATCCTGGAGATCTTTCACAACTTGTATTTTTGTCACTAACCAGAGAGTAATCAGACAATGTCAAAGGACTCTGGCAAAGGGCTCGTTTGTCTTGTGACATTTCTCCACTGCAAAATAAAGTCTTTTCCAAGGAACCAAAACCTCGGCTAGTATTATTACAATCTGTATCTTCTGCAGGTGGAGTTTCACAACTGTTGAAGTTACCGTGACTGTCATTCCCATTCTTTGGAAAGTCACATTTAGTTTCTGTATTAAGAACTGGGAGACCACATTCACTTCGCTCTGATGTGGGTGTTGGTAGCGTAGACTTAACTCTCCCATAATACCTCCTGAACTTTTCTAATGATCCCAGCTGTGTGGACAAGCTCAGCTTCTTAGAGGGCTGAGGTCTTGGCACAGCTATCTGTCTTCGAGTGTTCTTGATAACAATTTTCTTGCGAGGAATACCTGAAGAAGTCGCCAGGGGCAATTCCACATTATTTGATGTTTCATAAGGTCTTTTATTGGTAGCAGTAGGCATAGCTATCTCCTCCCTCACCCGATGTGACAAAGGTTTGTTCTCATTACCATCAGTCATGCATGCTTCTCTGGTAAAAGAAGCTGCATATTCTTTACTAGTATTACTGGAAATACCCTTAGCATTTGAAGATTGAATCACAACATTGACTTTGTGGTCAAAAGCATCCTTGGCACTGACAGGGCCAGGCCTACGCTGTGTGTTTAATTcaagatttctttctgtttgttcaCAGTCACTTGGGGGCTCATTTTGCATAACACTTTTTACGAGGTCTGTAAGGCGCAACTTTAATGCTAATGAACTAACAGCCCCTCTTCTGGCATCATCTTTCACTTCAGCTGTTTCCCTGTTTCTTCTTGCATTACACAGTCTCATTAATGAACTTCCAGAGACAAAAGCTCACACTCCCTCACTTTTTCCACTGAGGATTTATATGTTTGACAAACATTATacaaaaaatcattatttgagGATTCAAGATCAAAAGAATGGTCATCTTTTCTATTTGAGTCTGTTTGGGACTGTTCACCAAGTTGTTCTACTTCTTTGTGATCAGTTTTCATTCTGGACAGTTTGGATGATAATGATCCTGGAGATCTTTCACAACTTGTATTTTTGTCACTAACCAGAGAGTAATCAGACAATGTCAAAGGACTCTGGCAAAGGGCTCGTTTGTCTTGTGACATTTCTCCACTGCAAAATAAAGTCTTTTCCAAGGAACCAAAACCTCGGCTAATATTATTACAATCTGTATCTTCTGCAGGTGGAGTTTCACAACTGTTGAAGTTACCGTGACTGTCATTCCCATTCTTTGGAAAGTCACATTTAGTTTCTGTATTAAGAACTGGGAGACCACATTCACTTCGCTCTGATGTGGGTGTTGGTAGCGTAGACTTAACTCTCCCATAATACCTCCTGAACTTTTCTAATGATCCCAGCTGTGTGGACAAGCTCAGCTTCTTAGAGGGCTGAGGTCTTGGCACAGCTATCTGTCTTCGAGTGTTCTTGATAACAATTTTCTTGCGAGGAATACCTGAAGAAGTCGCCAGGGGCAATTCCACATTATTTGATGTTTCATAAGGTCTTTTATTGGTAGCAGTAGGCATAGCTATCTCCTCCCTCACCCGATGTGACAAAGGTTTGTTCTCATTACCTTCAGTCATGCATGCATCTCTGGTAAAAGAAGCTGCATATTCTTTATTAGTATTACTGGAAATACCCTTAGCATTTGAAATCAGTCATGCATGCTTCTCTGGTAAAAGAAGCTGCATATTCTTTACTAGTATTACTGGAAATACCCTTAGCATTTGAAGATTGAATCACAACATTGACTTTGTGGTCAAAAGCATCCTTGGCACTGACAGGGCCAGGCCTACGCTGTGTGTTTAATTcaagatttctttctgtttgttcaCAGTCACTTGGGGGCTCATTTTGCATAACACTTTTTACGAGGTCTGTAAGGCGCAACTTTAATGCTAATGAACTAACAGCCCCTCTTCTGGCATCATCTTTCACTTCAGCTGTTTCCCTGTTTCTTCTTGCATTACACAGTCTCATTAATGAACTTCCAGAGACAGTGTGaggtcctgctgctgtttcagcagGGTCTTCTCTCTCAAGCAGTGACTGAATAACATCCTTATTTAAGACACGGACCTTATTGCTTTCCTGTATTACTTGATCTCGCTGGCTGCCCAAATCTTTTATATTTATCTCTGCACAATCTCCTAGGTCACCACAACCATCTATTTCTCTTACTTCTGATCTGGACCCTCCACTGAGAGAGGAACGAAGACATTCTGAAGGTTTCAGACGAGCATCAGGTACTTTTTGAGAACTGTTACTGTATTTTGGCTCCTGTTCTGAGGTATTTGATTTCATTACATCAGAAACTGTGTCATCTTTGCTTGGCAATGAAATCTCTGCTTTATTGTTTCTACATGGATCAGATAACTCAGCAGTGGTCTGATTTGGGGCATTTTCAGTTTCCTGCACATTTTTACTTGACTGTATAAGagttgaactttttttttcagtaatagaTTTTCTCTTGACATCTTTTGATTGCACGGTACACATTTCATAAGAATCCACAATTTCATTACATGCTTTCTTAAAACTTTCTTGGATGCTCTTCTCGTCAAGAATTGAGGTATTCAGAACTGGAGCGTTATGCAAACGAAAGTCATTATGTTCATTAAATTCTCTGATGTCCTCACTACATGGTTCAATAAATAAATGCTCTcgtttcaaaaatattttcactccTTCCTCTATGCAATTTAGAAGAACATCCCAGTTCTGGAACTCAATCAGAGTCTTTGCAGGTTCCAGGCACACATCATAGTCACTGTATGCACAGATTACATTGAGAATAAAGATCCCGTACAACTCTGGCCCACAGCGATGGCGACCAGGACTTGAGTTAGCCTGTCGGCTTGCAGGGACACTTTTTGCCTTGCAAATtacactttcttttcttaataaaaaatcaATTAGTTTATGTAGTCTTGTCTTTAAAACAAGCCTTCTATTCACATACAAGAACTGCATATTCTTATTGTAATGTCCCTCAGTACTGATAAAACCACTTATCTCAAATCCTCCAGACTTGTGATTTATTTCTCGCAACTTCTGGGACCTGCCCAGTCCATAAATTTGACAAAACCGAGAGTATACATCTCTTGTCTTAGGGAGCTGAAGCACCATAGAACAGGAAACATCGTTTcttaaagaaagggaaatagaaGGATGCATTAGTGAAACAGCCTCTACTTTCTGTCTCACTCTCTCCATTTCCAACACAGGATCCATACACCTTCTCCTCACAGGCAACTGATGGAACAGATTGCACACGGTGACTGTAGTTCCACCACTTGGTCTGTTCAATCCAGCTTCACATACTTCCAGTGCTTGCCCATTGTGAAACAGTTTCATGAATGTTTTTGCTGTCCTGCTGGTCTTAGATGAGATTTCCACTACACTGGCCACATTGGCTATACTTGCCAAAGCCTCTCCTCTGAAGCCATAGAAAGTCAGGTTCTCCAAGTCTCTCACTGAGCTGCACTTGCTGGTAAAGTAGCGCTTTCCAATAGCCTTTAAGtcctccttccccatcccagagcCATTGTCCACCACCTGGATCTTGAAAGCTTCCAAATCCACCCTGACAGCTATACATGTTGCTTTGGCATCGATGCTATTGAGGACAAGCTCCTCAACACACTGTCCGAGTGAGTTGATAGTGACTCCAGAACGCAGCCTGGCTCGCACATCTTCCACCAAACGTTTGATCATGTCAAAATCTGATAGATGAGGAACACAAGAAACTGCGGGGAGATCACTGCTCCATGGTCCTTAAAAcatggagagaaaagggaaaaaaattaaagaaatacaaattaaagACCTGAAAAGACTGTCATTTATTTCATTCACCCTCATAAATAACACTTTTCTTAGTTTTCTTGGCATTCAGAGGCTTTCTGTGATTACTTTCATGCTCAGGCTCTGACTACACATTGTCAGTGCCTGCAGGGTACATGGCCAGAGCCTGAGTCTAAGCTCCTTGCTAACAACATGCTGTGCACTCAAACAGCATACCCAAATCACACTCCTACCGTACGAGGCAAAACTCAAAGGACCTGCGAGCAAAAGGTCTCTACTACGATTTTCATCAGAATTATAGAGTAAATTTCACCAAGAACGGGgcagaaagctgcttttctcctgtttttacCTCTACGTCCCCACAAAAATTCACAGTGTTTCGTCCTGGTCAAATAGCATCTGATGCTACTTATCCAGGAAAGGAGTAAAGCGGGCTTGGCAATGGGTGTCAGGCAAAGAGCAAGCTGTTAATGCGAAAGAGAACCCACTGTTTCCAAGTCCTTGGCACCTACTGGTTTCCTAATGGCATTCAAGGGGCCTGCTAGCGGCGCCTGGGGATCCGGTGCCGCCGCTGTGACAGGTCTCCCGAGGCTCCCTGGCCCCGAGGACTGGCTGAGGAGGGCGGAGCGGACCCGCGGCTCAGCTCGTCACCACAGGCTG containing:
- the MLH3 gene encoding DNA mismatch repair protein Mlh3, which codes for MIKRLVEDVRARLRSGVTINSLGQCVEELVLNSIDAKATCIAVRVDLEAFKIQVVDNGSGMGKEDLKAIGKRYFTSKCSSVRDLENLTFYGFRGEALASIANVASVVEISSKTSRTAKTFMKLFHNGQALEVCEAGLNRPSGGTTVTVCNLFHQLPVRRRCMDPVLEMERVRQKVEAVSLMHPSISLSLRNDVSCSMVLQLPKTRDVYSRFCQIYGLGRSQKLREINHKSGGFEISGFISTEGHYNKNMQFLYVNRRLVLKTRLHKLIDFLLRKESVICKAKSVPASRQANSSPGRHRCGPELYGIFILNVICAYSDYDVCLEPAKTLIEFQNWDVLLNCIEEGVKIFLKREHLFIEPCSEDIREFNEHNDFRLHNAPVLNTSILDEKSIQESFKKACNEIVDSYEMCTVQSKDVKRKSITEKKSSTLIQSSKNVQETENAPNQTTAELSDPCRNNKAEISLPSKDDTVSDVMKSNTSEQEPKYSNSSQKVPDARLKPSECLRSSLSGGSRSEVREIDGCGDLGDCAEINIKDLGSQRDQVIQESNKVRVLNKDVIQSLLEREDPAETAAGPHTVSGSSLMRLCNARRNRETAEVKDDARRGAVSSLALKLRLTDLVKSVMQNEPPSDCEQTERNLELNTQRRPGPVSAKDAFDHKVNVVIQSSNAKGISSNTSKEYAASFTREACMTDGNENKPLSHRVREEIAMPTATNKRPYETSNNVELPLATSSGIPRKKIVIKNTRRQIAVPRPQPSKKLSLSTQLGSLEKFRRYYGRVKSTLPTPTSERSECGLPVLNTETKCDFPKNGNDSHGNFNSCETPPAEDTDCNNTSRGFGSLEKTLFCSGEMSQDKRALCQSPLTLSDYSLVSDKNTSCERSPGSLSSKLSRMKTDHKEVEQLGEQSQTDSNRKDDHSFDLESSNNDFLYNVCQTYKSSVEKVRECESSICEEAACPQSDGVIAESVKSPVSSSPLSSIEGEYTVSSGNVLSLPDKNDCTNITCKDKSPLGESSEQNVKDTEVLHATLQRNLEFSANDTSTGSPRNDSCSVWLQDFDALSGKTVYINKATGLSTYGTPPSEGFQAACIQDITTLAVNVVSENGFQFRCHPFRSEIVLPFLPRPQKEKTRANQNLRDAEGESLQSLLLEWDNPVFVPCPEIAVDVTSSQADSLAVKIHNILYPYRFTKDMVHSMQVLQQVDNKFIACLINTRNGMDKNADGNLLILVDQHAAHERIRLEQLIADSYEKEAAACGKKKILSSSISPPLEIEVTEEQRRFLRCCYKNLEDLGLELSFPETKNSLILVRKVPMCFIEREANELRRKRQPITKSIVEELIQEQVELMQTTRGGARGTLPLTFLKVLASQACHGAIKFNEHLTLEESCRLIEALSSCKLPFQCAHGRPSMLPLADIDHLQQEKQPKPNLTRLRKMARAWQLFGKKKEPI